A portion of the Vicia villosa cultivar HV-30 ecotype Madison, WI unplaced genomic scaffold, Vvil1.0 ctg.000141F_1_1_1, whole genome shotgun sequence genome contains these proteins:
- the LOC131624567 gene encoding secreted RxLR effector protein 161-like gives MKRHGGVCGRRQRQKSTENEFEKFGKNDSPNATSKYQFDPSDAHWVAVKNILKYLIRTKDSFLIYGGQEEFVVIGYTDASFQIDKDDFRSQSGYIFCLNGGAMSLKSLKHDTVIDSTTEVECIVALNATKEVVWIKKFIMYLA, from the exons ATGAAACGTCACGGCGGAGTATGCGGTCGGCGGCAGAGACAGAAAAGCACAGAGAAcgaatttgaaaagtttgggaAGAATGACAGCCCCAA TGCAACAAGTAAGTACCAATTTGATCCCAGTGATGCTCATTGGGTGGCTGTCAAGAATATCCTTAAATACTTGATAAGGACTAAGGACTCATTCTTGATATATGGAGGTCAGGAAGAGTTTGTTGTAATTGGATACACCGATGCTAGCTTCCAAATAGATAAGGATGACTTTAGATCGCAATCTGGTTATATATTTTGCTTAAATGGTGGTGCTATGAGCTTGAAAAGTTTAAAGCATGATACAGTTATTGATTCTACAACCGAAGTCGAGTGTATTGTTGCCTTAAATGCAACAAAGGAAGTTGTTTGGATCAAGAAGTTCATTATGTACTTGGCATAG